A genomic stretch from Oryzias latipes chromosome 24, ASM223467v1 includes:
- the gja10 gene encoding gap junction alpha-10 protein — MGDWNLLGSILEEVHIHSTIVGKIWLTILFIFRMLVLGVAAEDVWDDEQSEFVCNTEQPGCKTVCYDQAFPISLIRYWVLQIIFVSSPSLVYMGHALYRLRTLEKERHRKKACLKAELEGTDQEDHKRIERELRKLDEQKKVQKAPLRGSLLRTYVFHILTRSVVEVGFIIGQCALYGIGLSSMYKCERLPCPNVVDCFVSRPTEKNVFMVFMLVIAGVSLFLNIMEIFHLGVKRIKDILYGYKYGDEDSVYRSKKNSMVQQVCVMGSASPQRLMQLTQMSCSVLSEPHSHGETMPLHLVQAPAQNQEDFITAHQQSYLSGQTDTQALQQLGAAERRYTLDNRKPSCSSEDSHHGPGKMSLGGPRQTLMASHIEIPADLKNPQRKQSKVSVYKELSDMSDSPESGHYPTARKCSFMSRGLSEAKLASPSDSSGSEGGADAEGQHLTQGESPPMTPPPPASGRRMSMSMILELSSIMKK, encoded by the exons ATGGGGGACTGGAACCTTCTGGGAAGTATCTTAGAGGAGGTCCATATTCATTCCACCATTGTGGGGAAGATCTGGCTTACCATCCTCTTCATTTTCCGGATGCTGGTATTGGGTGTCGCGGCCGAGGACGTCTGGGATGACGAGCAGAGTGAGTTTGTTTGCAACACGGAGCAGCCAGGCTGCAAGACCGTCTGCTACGACCAGGCGTTTCCCATCTCCCTCATCCGGTACTGGGTCCTTCAGATCATCTTCGTGTCCTCCCCCTCGCTGGTCTACATGGGCCACGCTCTGTACCGCCTGAGGACCCTGGAAAAGGAGAGACACAGGAAGAAAGCCTGCCTGAAAGCTGAGCTGGAGGGGACAGACCAGGAGGACCACAAGAGGATCGAGCGAGAACTCAGAAAGCTGGACGAGCAGAAGAAAGTCCAAAAGGCTCCTCTGAGGGGCTCCTTGTTGCGCACTTATGTCTTCCATATCCTGACCAGATCTGTGGTGGAGGTTGGCTTCATCATTGGTCAGTGTGCTCTGTATGGCATTGGACTGTCCTCCATGTACAAGTGTGAACGCTTGCCTTGTCCAAACGTTGTGGACTGTTTTGTGTCGCGACCGACAGAGAAGAACGTTTTCATGGTCTTCATGCTGGTCATAGCTGGAGTTTCTCTGTTCCTCAACATTATGGAGATCTTCCACCTGGGGGTGAAGCGGATCAAGGACATCTTGTACGGATACAAATATGGAGACGAAGATAGCGTGTACAGGTCCAAGAAGAACTCCATGGTGCAGCAGGTTTGTGTGATGGGGAGCGCGTCCCCCCAGAGGCTGATGCAGCTCACTCAGATGAGCTGCTCTGTGCTGTCTGAGCCCCACAGTCACGGGGAGACCATGCCTTTGCATTTGGTCCAGGCCCCCGCTCAAAACCAAGAGGATTTCATCACAGCCCACCAGCAATCGTACCTGTCAGGCCAAACTGACACCcaggctctgcagcagctggggGCCGCAGAGCGGCGCTACACTCTGGACAACAGGAAACCCTCCTGCAGCAGCGAGGACTCACACCACGGTCCCGGAAAGATGTCCTTGGGAGGACCTCGGCAAACGCTGATGGCCAGCCACATAGAGATCCCAGCGGACCTTAAGAACCCGCAGAGGAAGCAGAGCAAAGTCAGCGTTTACAAGGAGCTCAGCGACATGAGTGACTCCCCAGAGAGCGGCCACTACCCCACAGCCAGGAAGTGCAGCTTCATGTCCCGAGGACTGTCAGAGGCCAAGCTGGCCAGCCCATCCGACAGCAGCGGCTCTGAGGGGGGGGCGGATGCCGAGGGTCAGCACCTCACCCAGGGGGAGAGTCCTCCCATGACACCTCCACCCCCAGCCAGTGGAAGGAGGATGTCCATG AGCATGATTCTGGAGTTGTCGTCGATCATGAAGAAGTGA